The following proteins come from a genomic window of Populus alba chromosome 12, ASM523922v2, whole genome shotgun sequence:
- the LOC118028979 gene encoding formin-like protein 20 isoform X3, whose translation MALFRRFFYRKPPDRLLEISERVYVFDCCFSTEVLEEDEYKVYLGGIVAQLQDHFPDASFMVFNFREGERRSQISDILTQYDMTVMDYPRQYEGCPMLPLEMIHHFLRSSESWLSLEGQQNVLLMHCERGGWPVLAFMLAGLLLYRKQYSGEHKTLEMVYKQAPRELLHLLSPLNPQPSQLRYLQYISRRNFGSDWPPSDTPLQLDCLMLRSLPLVEGGKGCRPVVRVYGQDPSKPANRTSKLLFSTSKTKKHVRLYQQEECMLVKIDMRCRVQGDVVLECIHLDEDLVHEEMMFRVMFHTAFVQANTLMLVRDEIDFLWDSKDRFPKDFRAEVLFVDADAVVPDVTTVEANEDGNETDSASPEEFFEVEEIFSNVVDGHEAKGYGASHIVHDNMPVDVDGKEVWKEDSDLHSFEDCASDDGNHKQEGKLDSSVDAVKDIAVDDVKYKVDEKVDSDFLAVKDITVDDGEIKADSVVSATDTLIRKQTTQVIGDVDGELEKMEDEGVRENSAAKKLESKDPPVELRADAGRQKLEQLMLPSPRRQPTSNAKPAADSIITKQKTKHDEQEGAHGKQTKPNTVPRWVAPNRGPFNNSMHVAHPPSRYNSAPPALTFCASPEDSSAGGHVKISSVATGPGDKISNDFPSPTEAPPSLDPQQIALRGPPPPPLPYSNKSSLYDFQASSGGEAPPLHSQIADAVSFPPPPSTSFSRQNIQMIPQHSSPPPPPPLPQLFNRQNIGMVLPPPPPPPWKSGNTPAVFTTTYSPRPHLPSGASTTNHVRLGIPNPPPPPPPPPPPSLSLAHTCSTPLAQPMPTHGVIPPPPPPPSKPAQGAPPPSQPAHGAQPPPPPPPMRGPPLPPLVSQVPPPPPPPPPPPMRGQPLPPLVSQAPPPPPPPPGRGAPPPPPPPRHGAPPPPPPPPGRGAPSPPPPPGRGPPPPGARVPGPPASPRPPYSAPPPPPALGVKGAADARGLPSGRGRGFLRPSGMGTSATAPRRSSLKPLHWSKVTRVIQGSLWEELQRHGESQIRSAPEFDVSELESLFSATVHKPADSGGKAGGRHKSVGSKTDKVHLIDLRRANNTEIMLTKVKMPLSDMMAAVLAMDESILDVDQVENLIKFCPTKEEMELLKGYTGDKENLGKCEQYFLELMKVPRVESKLRVFSFKIQFSSQISEFKKSLNTVNSACDEVRNSLKLKEIMKKILYLGNTLNQGTARGSAIGFKLDSLLKLTDTRSSNNKMTLMHYLCKVWGSLLSHKHF comes from the exons ATGGCGCTGTTCAGACGTTTCTTTTACCGGAAGCCGCCGGATCGGCTTCTTGAGATCTCCGAGAGAGTCTACG TATTTGACTGTTGCTTCTCCACGGAAGTGTTGGAAGAAGATGAGTACAAGGTTTACTTGGGTGGCATTGTAGCACAGCTACAAGACCACTTTCCTGATGCGTCCTTCATGGTTTTTAACTTTAGAGAAGGGGAGAGGCGTAGCCAAATTTCAGACATACTGACACAATATGACATGACAGTTATGGATTACCCTCGCCAATATGAGGGCTGTCCTATGCTGCCTCTGGAGATGATCCACCACTTCCTTCGATCAAGTGAAAGCTGGCTGTCCTTGGAAGGGCAGCAGAATGTGCTGTTAATGCATTGTGAAAGAGGAGGTTGGCCTGTACTTGCTTTCATGCTTGCAGGTCTTTTGCTCTACCGGAAACAATATAGTGGGGAGCACAAGACTCTTGAAATGGTCTACAAGCAAGCTCCGAGGGAACTTCTCCATCTTTTGTCTCCTTTAAATCCACAGCCTTCCCAACTTAGATATCTTCAGTACATTTCTAGAAGAAATTTTGGTTCTGATTGGCCTCCATCAGATACTCCTTTACAGTTGGATTGTCTGATGCTAAGATCCCTTCCATTGGTTGAAGGGGGTAAAGGTTGCCGGCCAGTTGTACGTGTTTACGGCCAGGATCCTTCAAAACCAGCCAATAGAACTTCCAAGCTTCTGTTTTCAACATCAAAGACTAAAAAACATGTTCGCCTCTACCAGCAG GAAGAGTGCATGCTGGTGAAAATAGATATGCGGTGCCGGGTTCAAGGGGATGTTGTTCTTGAGTGCATCCATTTGGATGAAGATTTGGTACATGAGGAGATGATGTTCAGAGTGATGTTTCACACAGCATTTGTGCAGGCCAATACTTTGATGCTCGTCCGTGATGAGATTGACTTTCTCTGGGACTCCAAGGACCGATTTCCAAAGGACTTTAGAGCAGAG GTACTTTTTGTGGATGCTGATGCTGTTGTGCCTGATGTCACCACAGTCGAGGCAAATGAAGATGGAAACGAGACAGATAGTGCTTCACCTGAGGAATTTTTTGAGGTGGAAGAAATTTTCAGCAATGTAGTAGACGGGCATGAAGCAAAGGGGTATGGTGCCTCTCATATAGTCCATGACAACATGCCAGTTGATGTAGACGGTAAAGAAGTCTGGAAGGAGGATTCAGATCTTCACTCATTTGAAGACTGTGCTTCTGATGACGGGAATCACAAACAGGAGGGGAAGCTAGATTCTAGCGTTGATGCAGTGAAGGACATTGCTGTGGATGATGTCAAGTACAAGGTAGATGAGAAGGTGGATTCTGATTTTTTAGCAGTGAAAGACATTACCGTGGATGATGGCGAAATCAAGGCAGATTCTGTGGTTTCTGCTACTGATACGCTGATCAGGAAACAAACAACACAAGTGATTGGAGATGTCGACGGGGAACTTGAAAAGATGGAAGATGAAGGGGTGAGAGAAAATAGTGCTGCAAAGAAGTTGGAATCCAAGGATCCACCAGTAGAGTTGAGGGCTGATGCTGGTAGACAAAAACTTGAGCAATTAATGTTACCTTCACCAAGGAGGCAGCCTACATCAAACGCAAAACCTGCTGCAGATTCAATTATAACCAAACAAAAGACTAAACATGATGAACAAGAAGGAGCTCATGGAAAACAAACAAAGCCAAATACTGTTCCTCGGTGGGTTGCCCCTAATAGAGGCCCTTTTAACAATTCCATGCACGTAGCACATCCGCCATCAAGATATAATAGTGCACCACCGGCTCTTACATTTTGTGCTTCACCGGAGGACTCTAGTGCTGGTGGCCATGTAAAGATTTCTTCTGTTGCCACTGGTCCTGgagataaaatttcaaatgatTTTCCTTCTCCAACTGAAGCTCCACCTTCTCTTGACCCGCAACAAATTGCCCTCCGTGgtcctccacctccacctctgCCATATTCCAACAAATCTTCATTGTATGATTTCCAGGCCAGTTCAGGTGGTGAAGCACCACCACTTCATTCACAGATTGCTGATGCAGTTTCCTTTCCGCCTCCGCCTTCCACATCATTTAGCAGGCAGAATATTCAGATGATTCCTCAACATTCATCTCCACCACCCCCTCCTCCTCTTCCCCAGCTGTTTAATAGGCAGAATATTGGGATGGTTTTGCCTCCACCTCCTCCACCCCCTTGGAAGTCTGGGAATACTCCAGCTGTTTTCACTACAACTTATTCTCCACGCCCTCATCTCCCTTCAGGTGCCTCTACTACAAATCATGTCAGACTTGGAATTCCCAacccacctccacctccacctccacctccacctccatcTCTTTCTCTTGCACACACGTGTAGCACTCCTTTGGCTCAACCAATGCCCACTCATGGAGTTATacctccacctcctcctccacccTCGAAGCCTGCACAAGGAGCTCCACCACCTTCGCAGCCTGCACATGGAGCTCAACCACCCCCACCTCCACCTCCTATGCGCGGTCCACCACTTCCTCCACTTGTGAGTCAGGTtcctcctccacctccaccaccacctccacctcctATGCGTGGTCAACCACTACCTCCACTTGTGAGTCAggctcctcctccaccaccacctcctccaggCCGTGgagctcctccaccaccacctcctcctagACATGGAGCCCCCCCTCCACCACCGCCTCCTCCAGGCCGTGGAGCCCCTTCACCCCCGCCTCCTCCAGGCCGTGGACCGCCTCCACCAGGAGCTCGTGTTCCTGGACCTCCTGCATCACCAAGACCTCCATACAGTGCTCCCCCACCACCTCCAGCCTTAGGTGTCAAAGGAGCTGCTGATGCAAGAGGTCTGCCTTCGGGAAGAGGGCGGGGTTTTTTACGTCCTTCAGGGATGGGGACATCTGCTACAGCACCCAGAAGATCTTCTTTAAAACCTTTGCATTGGAGCAAGGTAACAAGAGTAATACAAGGAAGCTTATGGGAGGAGCTGCAAAGGCATGGAGAGTCCCAAAT CCGTAGTGCCCCAGAATTTGACGTGTCAGAGCTAGAAAGCCTTTTCTCTGCAACTGTCCACAAACCTGCTGATTCGGGAGGTAAAGCTGGTGGAAGACACAAGTCTGTTGGATCAAAAACTGACAAAGTTCACCTG ATTGACCTGCGGAGGGCGAATAACACTGAAATTATGCTTACAAAAGTTAAGATGCCACTTTCTGACATGATG GCTGCAGTTCTAGCAATGGATGAGTCAATATTAGATGTTGATCAAGTGGAAAATCTTATAAAGTTCTGTCCCACGAAAGAGGAGATGGAACTTCTCAAG GGCTATACAGGTGACAAGGAAAACCTGGGGAAGTGTGAACAG
- the LOC118028979 gene encoding formin-like protein 20 isoform X4 has product MALFRRFFYRKPPDRLLEISERVYVFDCCFSTEVLEEDEYKVYLGGIVAQLQDHFPDASFMVFNFREGERRSQISDILTQYDMTVMDYPRQYEGCPMLPLEMIHHFLRSSESWLSLEGQQNVLLMHCERGGWPVLAFMLAGLLLYRKQYSGEHKTLEMVYKQAPRELLHLLSPLNPQPSQLRYLQYISRRNFGSDWPPSDTPLQLDCLMLRSLPLVEGGKGCRPVVRVYGQDPSKPANRTSKLLFSTSKTKKHVRLYQQEECMLVKIDMRCRVQGDVVLECIHLDEDLVHEEMMFRVMFHTAFVQANTLMLVRDEIDFLWDSKDRFPKDFRAEVLFVDADAVVPDVTTVEANEDGNETDSASPEEFFEVEEIFSNVVDGHEAKGYGASHIVHDNMPVDVDGKEVWKEDSDLHSFEDCASDDGNHKQEGKLDSSVDAVKDIAVDDVKYKVDEKVDSDFLAVKDITVDDGEIKADSVVSATDTLIRKQTTQVIGDVDGELEKMEDEGVRENSAAKKLESKDPPVELRADAGRQKLEQLMLPSPRRQPTSNAKPAADSIITKQKTKHDEQEGAHGKQTKPNTVPRWVAPNRGPFNNSMHVAHPPSRYNSAPPALTFCASPEDSSAGGHVKISSVATGPGDKISNDFPSPTEAPPSLDPQQIALRGPPPPPLPYSNKSSLYDFQASSGGEAPPLHSQIADAVSFPPPPSTSFSRQNIQMIPQHSSPPPPPPLPQLFNRQNIGMVLPPPPPPPWKSGNTPAVFTTTYSPRPHLPSGASTTNHVRLGIPNPPPPPPPPPPPSLSLAHTCSTPLAQPMPTHGVIPPPPPPPSKPAQGAPPPSQPAHGAQPPPPPPPMRGPPLPPLVSQVPPPPPPPPPPPMRGQPLPPLVSQAPPPPPPPPGRGAPPPPPPPRHGAPPPPPPPPGRGAPSPPPPPGRGPPPPGARVPGPPASPRPPYSAPPPPPALGVKGAADARGLPSGRGRGFLRPSGMGTSATAPRRSSLKPLHWSKVTRVIQGSLWEELQRHGESQIRSAPEFDVSELESLFSATVHKPADSGGKAGGRHKSVGSKTDKVHLIDLRRANNTEIMLTKVKMPLSDMMAAVLAMDESILDVDQVENLIKFCPTKEEMELLKGYTGDKENLGKCEQVCKVYLSTRNSSCFTGMQS; this is encoded by the exons ATGGCGCTGTTCAGACGTTTCTTTTACCGGAAGCCGCCGGATCGGCTTCTTGAGATCTCCGAGAGAGTCTACG TATTTGACTGTTGCTTCTCCACGGAAGTGTTGGAAGAAGATGAGTACAAGGTTTACTTGGGTGGCATTGTAGCACAGCTACAAGACCACTTTCCTGATGCGTCCTTCATGGTTTTTAACTTTAGAGAAGGGGAGAGGCGTAGCCAAATTTCAGACATACTGACACAATATGACATGACAGTTATGGATTACCCTCGCCAATATGAGGGCTGTCCTATGCTGCCTCTGGAGATGATCCACCACTTCCTTCGATCAAGTGAAAGCTGGCTGTCCTTGGAAGGGCAGCAGAATGTGCTGTTAATGCATTGTGAAAGAGGAGGTTGGCCTGTACTTGCTTTCATGCTTGCAGGTCTTTTGCTCTACCGGAAACAATATAGTGGGGAGCACAAGACTCTTGAAATGGTCTACAAGCAAGCTCCGAGGGAACTTCTCCATCTTTTGTCTCCTTTAAATCCACAGCCTTCCCAACTTAGATATCTTCAGTACATTTCTAGAAGAAATTTTGGTTCTGATTGGCCTCCATCAGATACTCCTTTACAGTTGGATTGTCTGATGCTAAGATCCCTTCCATTGGTTGAAGGGGGTAAAGGTTGCCGGCCAGTTGTACGTGTTTACGGCCAGGATCCTTCAAAACCAGCCAATAGAACTTCCAAGCTTCTGTTTTCAACATCAAAGACTAAAAAACATGTTCGCCTCTACCAGCAG GAAGAGTGCATGCTGGTGAAAATAGATATGCGGTGCCGGGTTCAAGGGGATGTTGTTCTTGAGTGCATCCATTTGGATGAAGATTTGGTACATGAGGAGATGATGTTCAGAGTGATGTTTCACACAGCATTTGTGCAGGCCAATACTTTGATGCTCGTCCGTGATGAGATTGACTTTCTCTGGGACTCCAAGGACCGATTTCCAAAGGACTTTAGAGCAGAG GTACTTTTTGTGGATGCTGATGCTGTTGTGCCTGATGTCACCACAGTCGAGGCAAATGAAGATGGAAACGAGACAGATAGTGCTTCACCTGAGGAATTTTTTGAGGTGGAAGAAATTTTCAGCAATGTAGTAGACGGGCATGAAGCAAAGGGGTATGGTGCCTCTCATATAGTCCATGACAACATGCCAGTTGATGTAGACGGTAAAGAAGTCTGGAAGGAGGATTCAGATCTTCACTCATTTGAAGACTGTGCTTCTGATGACGGGAATCACAAACAGGAGGGGAAGCTAGATTCTAGCGTTGATGCAGTGAAGGACATTGCTGTGGATGATGTCAAGTACAAGGTAGATGAGAAGGTGGATTCTGATTTTTTAGCAGTGAAAGACATTACCGTGGATGATGGCGAAATCAAGGCAGATTCTGTGGTTTCTGCTACTGATACGCTGATCAGGAAACAAACAACACAAGTGATTGGAGATGTCGACGGGGAACTTGAAAAGATGGAAGATGAAGGGGTGAGAGAAAATAGTGCTGCAAAGAAGTTGGAATCCAAGGATCCACCAGTAGAGTTGAGGGCTGATGCTGGTAGACAAAAACTTGAGCAATTAATGTTACCTTCACCAAGGAGGCAGCCTACATCAAACGCAAAACCTGCTGCAGATTCAATTATAACCAAACAAAAGACTAAACATGATGAACAAGAAGGAGCTCATGGAAAACAAACAAAGCCAAATACTGTTCCTCGGTGGGTTGCCCCTAATAGAGGCCCTTTTAACAATTCCATGCACGTAGCACATCCGCCATCAAGATATAATAGTGCACCACCGGCTCTTACATTTTGTGCTTCACCGGAGGACTCTAGTGCTGGTGGCCATGTAAAGATTTCTTCTGTTGCCACTGGTCCTGgagataaaatttcaaatgatTTTCCTTCTCCAACTGAAGCTCCACCTTCTCTTGACCCGCAACAAATTGCCCTCCGTGgtcctccacctccacctctgCCATATTCCAACAAATCTTCATTGTATGATTTCCAGGCCAGTTCAGGTGGTGAAGCACCACCACTTCATTCACAGATTGCTGATGCAGTTTCCTTTCCGCCTCCGCCTTCCACATCATTTAGCAGGCAGAATATTCAGATGATTCCTCAACATTCATCTCCACCACCCCCTCCTCCTCTTCCCCAGCTGTTTAATAGGCAGAATATTGGGATGGTTTTGCCTCCACCTCCTCCACCCCCTTGGAAGTCTGGGAATACTCCAGCTGTTTTCACTACAACTTATTCTCCACGCCCTCATCTCCCTTCAGGTGCCTCTACTACAAATCATGTCAGACTTGGAATTCCCAacccacctccacctccacctccacctccacctccatcTCTTTCTCTTGCACACACGTGTAGCACTCCTTTGGCTCAACCAATGCCCACTCATGGAGTTATacctccacctcctcctccacccTCGAAGCCTGCACAAGGAGCTCCACCACCTTCGCAGCCTGCACATGGAGCTCAACCACCCCCACCTCCACCTCCTATGCGCGGTCCACCACTTCCTCCACTTGTGAGTCAGGTtcctcctccacctccaccaccacctccacctcctATGCGTGGTCAACCACTACCTCCACTTGTGAGTCAggctcctcctccaccaccacctcctccaggCCGTGgagctcctccaccaccacctcctcctagACATGGAGCCCCCCCTCCACCACCGCCTCCTCCAGGCCGTGGAGCCCCTTCACCCCCGCCTCCTCCAGGCCGTGGACCGCCTCCACCAGGAGCTCGTGTTCCTGGACCTCCTGCATCACCAAGACCTCCATACAGTGCTCCCCCACCACCTCCAGCCTTAGGTGTCAAAGGAGCTGCTGATGCAAGAGGTCTGCCTTCGGGAAGAGGGCGGGGTTTTTTACGTCCTTCAGGGATGGGGACATCTGCTACAGCACCCAGAAGATCTTCTTTAAAACCTTTGCATTGGAGCAAGGTAACAAGAGTAATACAAGGAAGCTTATGGGAGGAGCTGCAAAGGCATGGAGAGTCCCAAAT CCGTAGTGCCCCAGAATTTGACGTGTCAGAGCTAGAAAGCCTTTTCTCTGCAACTGTCCACAAACCTGCTGATTCGGGAGGTAAAGCTGGTGGAAGACACAAGTCTGTTGGATCAAAAACTGACAAAGTTCACCTG ATTGACCTGCGGAGGGCGAATAACACTGAAATTATGCTTACAAAAGTTAAGATGCCACTTTCTGACATGATG GCTGCAGTTCTAGCAATGGATGAGTCAATATTAGATGTTGATCAAGTGGAAAATCTTATAAAGTTCTGTCCCACGAAAGAGGAGATGGAACTTCTCAAG GGCTATACAGGTGACAAGGAAAACCTGGGGAAGTGTGAACAGGTCTGCAAAGTTTACTTATCAACCAGAAATTCCTCATGTTTTACTGGAATGCAATCTTGA